In Sphingobacterium sp. lm-10, one DNA window encodes the following:
- a CDS encoding outer membrane beta-barrel family protein, whose product MINRKTSVLLFYLVVSFLGIDITSAQQRTLKGKVLNKNKLPVEFVHAFLLKNDTVFVEGMVTDSLGTFLFKAEKGNYKLILEQFGGEYFNQHLELSQDVDMGEIEIDESVMLEGVTITVRKKLIEQKVDRMVFNVENSIASQGMSGLDALRNTPLIRLQNDNVSIVGKGGVAIMVNDRMLNLSGSELSNYLQSLRSEDITRIEIITTPPSKYEAQGNSGIINIILKKNPNLGWSGNINGAYQKTSFYGLGGNATVNYQSNKISSTLRLRQHDFSIRPEVIRNLVGTDNGIYTNEIRKDQSKAIGVNYTLDFTLSERQNIGFIYDYGHSNYNSNADGASIYESNQVVDSTLNTYQKQFWKTPRHTLNAYYDLKLDTLGKKVSFIGNYLNNTPYRVNDFSSINDITSNEDIARNTSDMTYNIYSGQADFMLPYNWLNIETGVKYTLFDNNSDLEYYNFVGSGYVINPQNSNVFNYEEHNYAAYISMHKDFNGIWSAKAGLRYEYTSLDGQTPGNDESIVIDNYGKLFPSAYVSFKPNDNHAFSLNYSKRINRPDFQSLNPFRWYINPYMYYAGNPVLMPSFNDNVELSYTFLGKLTAGLYNQYNRDGISNIARLEDGIYSNVMENSFNENTIGLRLNYYETFFKIWDLSLNTNGTFTKTTPTIPEAEGLEVYSMAYSVYNTISLNQNKTWFLLLNLTHDLPYVYANVIIQEQLNFSPGIKASFLDKKVNVSAVLSDAFKTLKSEGYSYNAGYRSEFYNYMDQRRFTFSMSYIFGNNRVKGVNKNVKFDEKSRAN is encoded by the coding sequence ATGATTAACCGAAAGACATCCGTATTACTTTTTTATCTCGTTGTCTCATTTCTCGGTATAGATATTACTTCTGCACAGCAGCGAACTCTTAAGGGGAAAGTGTTAAATAAAAACAAGTTGCCTGTAGAATTTGTTCATGCTTTTTTGTTGAAAAATGACACAGTTTTTGTTGAGGGGATGGTTACAGATAGTTTGGGTACTTTCTTGTTTAAAGCGGAAAAAGGTAACTACAAGTTGATCTTGGAACAATTCGGTGGCGAATATTTTAACCAGCATCTGGAACTTAGTCAGGATGTAGATATGGGAGAAATTGAAATTGACGAATCTGTAATGCTTGAAGGTGTAACAATAACTGTAAGGAAAAAGCTGATAGAGCAAAAAGTGGACAGAATGGTATTTAATGTAGAAAATTCCATTGCTTCACAAGGAATGAGTGGATTGGACGCATTAAGAAATACTCCTTTGATTCGTTTACAGAATGACAATGTATCAATAGTAGGTAAAGGGGGTGTTGCTATAATGGTAAATGACAGGATGCTTAATCTTTCAGGGAGCGAATTATCCAACTATCTTCAATCATTGCGATCAGAAGATATAACCAGAATTGAGATCATTACTACTCCGCCTTCAAAATATGAGGCTCAGGGAAACAGTGGTATTATCAATATTATTTTGAAAAAAAATCCTAATCTAGGTTGGAGTGGTAACATTAATGGTGCTTATCAAAAAACCTCTTTTTACGGCTTGGGAGGTAATGCAACCGTAAATTATCAATCAAATAAAATTAGCTCAACTTTGCGCTTACGTCAACACGATTTCTCAATCAGACCAGAAGTGATTAGAAATCTCGTGGGAACCGACAATGGCATTTACACCAATGAAATAAGGAAAGACCAATCAAAGGCTATAGGTGTAAATTACACTCTGGATTTTACACTCAGCGAGAGGCAAAATATTGGTTTCATCTATGATTATGGGCATTCAAACTATAATTCCAATGCTGATGGTGCAAGTATTTATGAAAGTAATCAAGTGGTAGATTCTACACTTAATACCTATCAAAAGCAGTTTTGGAAGACCCCAAGACATACACTAAACGCTTATTATGATTTAAAGCTTGATACTTTAGGTAAAAAAGTAAGCTTTATAGGAAACTACTTAAATAACACACCCTATAGAGTAAACGATTTCAGTTCTATTAATGATATCACCTCAAATGAGGATATAGCGCGAAATACCAGCGATATGACCTATAATATTTATTCTGGACAAGCGGATTTTATGTTGCCCTACAATTGGTTAAATATTGAAACTGGAGTAAAATATACTTTATTTGACAATAATTCTGATTTGGAGTATTACAACTTTGTTGGATCTGGTTATGTCATAAATCCTCAGAACAGCAATGTGTTCAATTACGAAGAACATAATTATGCTGCCTATATTAGTATGCATAAAGACTTTAATGGAATCTGGTCTGCAAAAGCTGGATTAAGATATGAATATACTTCTTTGGATGGGCAAACTCCAGGAAATGATGAAAGTATTGTCATTGATAACTATGGAAAATTATTTCCTTCTGCATATGTCAGTTTTAAACCCAATGACAATCATGCTTTCTCGTTAAATTACTCCAAGCGTATCAACCGACCCGACTTTCAATCCCTCAACCCTTTCAGGTGGTATATTAATCCATATATGTATTATGCGGGTAATCCAGTATTGATGCCTTCCTTTAATGATAATGTAGAATTATCATACACTTTCTTAGGAAAACTAACGGCAGGATTATACAATCAATATAATCGTGACGGTATATCAAATATAGCAAGACTTGAAGACGGCATATATAGCAATGTCATGGAAAATAGTTTTAATGAAAATACCATCGGGCTGAGACTGAACTATTATGAAACTTTCTTTAAGATATGGGATTTATCATTGAATACTAATGGAACTTTCACGAAGACAACTCCTACAATACCTGAGGCAGAAGGTTTAGAGGTTTACTCAATGGCATACTCGGTTTACAATACTATTTCCTTGAATCAAAATAAGACATGGTTTCTTTTACTGAATTTAACTCATGACCTACCATATGTGTATGCTAATGTAATAATCCAAGAACAATTAAATTTTTCTCCTGGAATAAAAGCATCATTTCTTGATAAAAAGGTGAATGTTAGTGCTGTCTTAAGTGATGCTTTCAAAACTTTAAAAAGTGAAGGCTACTCTTATAACGCAGGGTATCGATCTGAATTTTATAATTATATGGATCAAAGAAGGTTCACCTTTAGCATGTCGTATATTTTTGGAAATAATAGAGTAAAAGGAGTAAACAAGAATGTGAAATTTGATGAGAAGTCCAGAGCAAACTAA
- a CDS encoding class I lanthipeptide — MDKKFSKLQLNKRSIAKLNEAQLSTVKGGNKSLNLVEDGDCGFTATTNNCTTTATTGATNG, encoded by the coding sequence ATGGACAAAAAATTCAGCAAATTGCAATTAAATAAGAGATCGATTGCAAAATTAAACGAAGCACAGTTAAGTACTGTAAAAGGTGGTAACAAATCCTTAAATTTAGTTGAGGATGGAGATTGTGGATTTACAGCCACAACAAACAATTGCACAACTACAGCGACTACTGGCGCTACTAACGGATAA